In one Bacteroidales bacterium WCE2004 genomic region, the following are encoded:
- a CDS encoding Tetratricopeptide repeat-containing protein: protein MRRAFLLTLLLPCLAWGYQDHRDRNLDSLERVAARYTPDRLAAAAPEEKEAYVRLCRELAWGLVNLDGTKTEYYARQAIQAARADDFDTVYDMSILIGQCFWGQERYDSARVHYMRAQDSMLALEAQGDTLNMDAMKARLWGTLGNFYAMQDSLEQCLDYYGKAGEIFERQGWLEDCSTLYRNMGEIYLDGGEMRKSRQAYDKSLDLARRSGDSLMIAGTLSGLGRWYRENGQTRKALKCLTEADKYFSDHPREESVGRADTLAVMSDSYRLMSRNSRLLAIGLAALLLLGIGAILVYLRLRKTRRDLTETSAVLDETIEEMRPAPGRKEEEIRLTQREKDIIRLLMGGKSTKQIADELCLGYETVLWYRKRLHAKLDVHSAPELVAEAVKRHLLD from the coding sequence ATGAGACGCGCCTTTCTCCTTACCCTGCTGCTCCCCTGCCTCGCCTGGGGCTACCAGGACCATCGCGACCGCAACCTGGACTCGCTCGAGCGGGTGGCCGCGCGCTACACGCCCGACCGCCTTGCCGCCGCCGCTCCCGAGGAGAAGGAGGCCTACGTCCGGCTCTGCCGGGAACTCGCCTGGGGCCTCGTCAACCTGGACGGGACCAAGACGGAATACTACGCCCGCCAGGCCATCCAGGCCGCCCGGGCGGACGATTTCGACACGGTCTACGACATGTCCATCCTGATCGGCCAGTGCTTCTGGGGCCAGGAACGCTACGACAGCGCGCGGGTGCACTATATGCGCGCGCAGGACAGCATGCTGGCGCTCGAGGCGCAGGGCGACACGCTCAACATGGATGCAATGAAAGCGCGCCTCTGGGGCACGCTGGGCAATTTCTACGCGATGCAGGACTCGCTGGAGCAGTGTCTGGATTATTACGGCAAGGCCGGCGAGATCTTCGAGCGCCAGGGCTGGCTGGAGGACTGCTCCACCCTGTACCGCAACATGGGCGAGATCTACCTCGACGGCGGCGAGATGCGCAAGTCGCGGCAGGCCTACGACAAGTCGCTGGACCTGGCGCGGCGCTCCGGCGACTCGTTGATGATTGCCGGCACGCTGTCCGGCCTGGGCCGCTGGTACCGTGAGAACGGCCAGACGCGCAAGGCCCTGAAATGCCTCACGGAAGCGGACAAATACTTTAGCGACCACCCCCGCGAGGAGTCGGTCGGCCGCGCGGACACGCTGGCCGTGATGAGCGACAGCTACCGTCTGATGTCGCGCAACAGCCGCCTGCTGGCCATCGGCCTGGCGGCCCTCCTGCTGTTGGGCATCGGCGCAATCCTGGTCTACCTGCGCCTGCGCAAGACGCGCCGGGACCTGACGGAGACCTCCGCCGTGCTGGACGAGACCATCGAAGAAATGCGGCCCGCGCCGGGGCGCAAAGAAGAAGAGATCCGGCTCACGCAGCGCGAGAAGGATATCATCCGGCTGCTGATGGGCGGCAAGAGCACCAAGCAGATCGCCGACGAGCTGTGCCTGGGCTACGAGACGGTGCTCTGGTACCGCAAGCGCCTGCACGCCAAGCTCGACGTGCACTCCGCGCCGGAACTTGTCGCGGAGGCCGTCAAGCGTCATCTGCTGGACTAG